TATTTCTTTGCAATCCCAATTTGAAAGTTGTCATTCAGTCTCCCCTTTCACATTTTCCATTCCAGGAACAAAGAAACAGCACAAATGAAAACTGTTTGTGTTCCCTCTGGTCTCTCCACTGAGAACATCAACATTGACAACATATTCGTCATCGAATGCAGCACTGTTTCCATTTTCTGTGCTGTTAAATTAATAAAAATGGAGGCGCTGCCATTAATGTTGTTGCAAAGATCCCAACATCAGAACTTCCTCAATTGGTAAATTAGAGATTCCGTCACACACAAGAGTCTCCTGTGAACTGCAGCTTAAATCTTTATTCTCAGGTGTGTTTTGGAATCATTGCAATTAAATAGATTCCAGAATTAATATAAATAGTTTGTCAGAATTTATGTTTTTGAACCATTTAATATTTAAACCAATGGATAAGCTGTGGCATTGTTCATGTATTCCGCATTGTGTGATACGATTGTCGATGTTTCCCACTGTCCAGCATCAACCTAAACACACGAGCTGTTTGTCTGTCAGTGTAATACAGTAAATGAACTGGAGGAATATAACTGCTGACTGACACTGTGAGAAATATTACACACCACACTGATAATGTGAGATATTGATCCCTTATTGAAACTTGTCAGATTCTTTGGgctttgacaggatggatgctgagaggatgtttccccctcgTGATTAAAGCAAGAGATAATGGGCTGTTTAAATGAAGAGGTCTCCCATTCAAGATGAAGATTCAGAGAAATGTCTTCTCTCGGACGGAGgacagtgtttggaattctcttccacagcgagcagtggaggttgggtcattgaacaCGTTCAAGGCTGTCAGACAGATTTCTGATTGACAAtcgggtcaaaggttatggggagcaggcaggaagatAGAGTTAACGTCACATTCAGGgtgaccatgatcttattgaatggcaaaggaaCTTTGGTTTACCGAATGGTCTTCACTTGCTCCTATTCCCCATGTGTTTGTGTACAATGTACAGGATCACTAATATTACTCAACTTAAAATTTATGAATATTATTTACATTCCTGGAAACATAATTTATTTCCCAGTTGCTTATTTCAAACGGGTAACCCCCAGTAAATGAGTGGTCTCTAGTCTGGTATGTGTGTGCTGGAAGTCAAGGGGcgcaattttaccacctcaccgcACCCAACGAACAGCACAGCGAGGCGGGATATTGCGTGCCAAGCCAACAGTCTGATTCACACCCGGCGCAAAACAGTTGCTAAATTTCCGTCCCCTTTCTAACAGTGTGAAACAGCATGCATCACCCTTTGAAATCTCAGCCCAGACAATTTATCAGCCTTTGAGTTCGGCACCATTAGGGCATGAATTGCTCCAGGTCGCCATTGAAGACCTCGGCATTAGTTGGGGGCATGGCGGATCTGTGCCTATCTCTCTGTGCCCACCAGACACCTTGCTCGTACCCACCAGGCACGCCAGCTGTGGCCAGCAGGCACCCTGGTGGCCCCAGTTGGGCACCTCCAGGGTGCTAGATGGGCGCCACCTGTGTATCATTTCGTACATCCAGTGTGCCAGTTGGTCAATGTCAGTGTGGCAGGAGCAGTgccagtgggtggggcctggggggCAGCCATGATAAGGGACTTGCGAACAGGTTTGTGCAGGGGTGGATTGAGGATGGGGTCATGCATGTTAGGGGTACAGAGGGGCACACAGCAGGAGGGCCCTGATGGCCTCATGTCGAACTGGGGAAACATGCCACCAatgcgggggtgaggggggtgggcggggtgtgTTCAGAGGGGGGCTGGTCTCAATGTCTATGGGGGGTTGGAGGGCGTCTTCTAGTGCAGTGCGAGATCAGGACGCTCTTGCGAAATGGGGTTTGAATTCTCTGTGACCAGATCACCGGCACATTTATGCCCTGCCTCCCCCGTATCAGCGCGCAGCTCAGCACTCTCCAAAAAAGGGATTCAGTTTGGGACGTTTGCGGTGTGGAGTGCGCCGAACACTATTATTCTCACCGAGTCTGATTTTGGGAAAATTGTGCCCGAGCTGTTGTTGCTGCTGACTGTGAGGCTGCAGGGGAATACCGAGATGTTGGCCCACTGGCTCTGTACAATAGTTTGATATATCTGTTCATCAACTAAATTCCATTTCAGACAAATCGCGACACCGAGAATTCTTGCTCTGGGTTTAAAGTTGTATAAAATGCTTTATTTTTACTGAATGTAAAGGAAGTAAGTATCTAGTTTTCAGTTGTTTAACATCAATTTCTTTTTATGAAGTAACAAAGCTGAATCATCATCATTTTATTCAAAAGTATTTATTGTTCCAATATACACAGATATATGGAAATAATTCCCAGGAATGCTGAGAACATCACACTATTGACATACAAACTGGAAACAATTAATTTGCAGCATTGTGCCTTCATATCATGGTCTCAGAAACACATTTCTCTGTATAATCCATTCTTACACCTTACAACAGTTCACTGGAAATGAGTTTTAATTCTTCATTTTCCATCCTCCTCATTTCTCTTCTCATCTTTTTCACTTTGCTGTTTCTCTGCCTCTTGCTCAGGATTTAGCCGGGGAGTGGTTGTTGTCTCAGGGGTGATGTTGACGGGCACGGTTCGTTCATTCacagttggcagtgccaggcgTGGGGCTTGAACCTTTAACCGACCGTCCTGTGACAAACAGCAGTTAAGAGCTTCAGCATCGACATCTTCAGGCAGCTGAAATTCTCTCCTGAACTCTTCATATTTGTAGCTGTAAGAGCCGCTGCCATCATCGCTTTTCTTCTCGTGTTTTCCCGTCACCAGCACTTTTCTTCCAAGTACTTTCACCTTCAGTTCttctggggagaatcgctgcaCATCCAGGGACAGAGAAAAGCCATCTCCATCCTTGtcccctgattgtcttttaccttcTTCATTATCTTCAGCTCCCTTCTCCTGATTTCTTGACTTTTCCTCGCAAAATTCTTTTGCCAGCTCCTCAAGAACTCGATCCATGAAGTTCGTGCTCTTTCTCGCTTCTTCCACCTGATTCCACATGTTGCATCCAAGCGGCTCCCAGAGCCTGTGTGGAACAGGCCACAATGTGTACACAGGCTGCTGGCACTGACGTGAAGGGTGGAAAGGCCGAAGGCTCAGCATTGTCTCTGCCTCTTCTCTCACTTCTCTCAAAGCCACTGATGTGAACTCCCAGTCttcagtctctgatctgctgCAGCACTCGGAACACACGCCTTATATATTCTAGTGGCAGAAACCCAGACACTTCCAGAATGAACTCAACTTTGCTGGGTTTCTGACAGGTGAACTGAAAATAAATGAAGTCTCATCTCAGCCTTGACTGAAAGGAGAATGAGTCGACTCAGTGACAGCCACTGGAGCCATTCCAGAGACTTCTGGAATGTACTCAGCCAGTAACAGCACAGATGGGAGGAGCAATGTTAATGATTGACAGGCGAGCAGCAGGCAGCCTGTGCAGGAAGGTGAGATTCTTTatgaactgggagtgtttcagtgaATGAAATAGAAACTGATATTATGAGAGAATGCTTTTCATTGATGTTGAAGATGTTAATATGATATTGAGCAGAGTGAGAAGGAGTGAAATTCCAATCAGTTTGATTCAGGTGAAGTGAAGTTCTGATTCTATCCCACAGAGAGGCATTAGTTCCCTTGTGAGAATGATAATACATATTTAAAATTCAGATAGTTACAAATAAACTGCTGTTCCACTTATAATTACCTGTTGTCAGTTAAGGGCTTTGGTCTGAGATTTGCTAATTTAAAATCAATAATACGTTGTTGATAAGTCTAGTATCTCTgctcagaacgaggccattcagcccatcatgcctgtgtcagctctttggagaaagagcaggagatTTGGGAGTGATTGAATCAATCACTCCCAAatctcctgctctttctccaaaGCTCTGCAAATTATTTCTTTGCAATCCCAATTTGAAAGTTGTCATTCAATCTCCCCTTTCACATTTTCCATTCCAGGAACAACAAAACAACACAAATGAAAACTGTTTGTCTTCCCTCTGGTCTCTTCACTGAGAACATCAACATTGACAACATATTCATCATCAAATGGAGCAATGTTTCCATTTTCTGTGTTGTTAAATTAATAAAAATGGAGGCGCTCCCATTAATGTTGTTGCAAAGATCCCAACATCAGAACTTCCTCAATTGGTAAATTAGAGATTCCGTCACACACAAGAGTCTCCTGTGAACTGCACCTTAAATCTTTATTCTCAGGTGTGTTTTGGTAGCATTGCAACTAAGTAGATTCCAGGTTTAATTTAAATTATTTGTCTCAATGTACCTTTGGGAACCATTTAGGGCcccacggtgacgcagtggtttgcactgctgcctcacagcaccagggatctggttttgattcccggcttgggttgctgtccgtgtgaagtttgtacattctccccatgtctgcgtgggtttcctccgcctgctccagtttcctcccagagtccaaagatgcgtgggttaattagattggccatgctaaattgccccttagtgccaggggaactagttcgggtaaatgcatggagctaTAGGAAAAGGGCCAGGATAGGATTATGatcgttgcagactcaatgggccaaatggcctccttctgaaatgTAGGATCCGAT
Above is a genomic segment from Mustelus asterias chromosome 11, sMusAst1.hap1.1, whole genome shotgun sequence containing:
- the LOC144500708 gene encoding heat shock protein beta-11-like, translating into MLSLRPFHPSRQCQQPVYTLWPVPHRLWEPLGCNMWNQVEEARKSTNFMDRVLEELAKEFCEEKSRNQEKGAEDNEEGKRQSGDKDGDGFSLSLDVQRFSPEELKVKVLGRKVLVTGKHEKKSDDGSGSYSYKYEEFRREFQLPEDVDAEALNCCLSQDGRLKVQAPRLALPTVNERTVPVNITPETTTTPRLNPEQEAEKQQSEKDEKRNEEDGK